From Proteus vulgaris:
CATTATGGCAATGCACAATCAAGACCAAGCACTGGCAAATGAAGTTATTCAAGGTGACCATAACGTCAATATGATGGAAGTTGCCATTGATGATGCGTGTATGCGAATTATTGCTAAACGCCAGCCAACAGCCAGTGACTTACGTTTAATTATGGCGATATCAAAAACGATCGCTGAGCTAGAACGTATTGGTGATGTTGCTGAAAAAATCTGTAAAACAGCACTTGAAAAGTTTTCACATCAACATCAGCCATTATTAGTCAGTTTAGAATCTTTAGGCCAACATGCGATACAAATGCTTCACGATGTTCTTGATGCCTTTGCGCGTATGGACTTGGATGAAGCAGTGCGTATCTATCGTGAAGACGCCAAAATTGATAACGAATATGAAGGTATCGTTCGTCAATTAATGACTTATATGATGGAAGATCCTCGCACTATTCCCAGTGTGTTAACCGCCTTATTTTGTGCTCGTTCTATTGAACGCATTGGCGACCGTTGTCAGAATATTTGTGAGTTTATTTTCTATTATGTAAAAGGTCATGATTTCCGCCATTTAGGGGGAGACCAAGTAGAAAAAATGCTAACAAAAAGTGATGGTAACAATACCACCAAATAAATTTCTCTCTTCTTCTCTTTTCTTACAAACAGCGATAATTATGTCGCTGTTTTTTTATTCCCTCATAAATTTAATACCGTGTTAGCTCAACACTTTTCCTCACCTTATTCCTTAAAAGTATATCCATATCAATTTTTATTATTTTATGAACTTAGATCAACTTGATAGCGTGATATCCAACATAACGATGATAATTCTTTTCTTTGGGGTGAATAATGAAACTACGTGTTTTGGCAACCGCATTAATTGCAGGCTCTGTGCTTTTCTCTGGTATTGCAAAAGCTGATAAACTTGATGATATAAAAAAAGCAGGTGTAGTACGTATCGCGATTTTTGACAGCAATCCTCCTTTTGGGTTTATTGATCCTCAAACCAAAAAGCTCGCAGGTTATGATGCGGATATCGCCAATGAAATAGCCAAAGATCTAGGTGTAAAACTGGAGCTGCGTCCAACAAACCCAGCAAACCGTATTCCACTGTTAAGCTCTAAGAAAGTCGATTTAATCGCAGCTAACTTCACCATTACCGACGAACGCGCTAAGCAAGTTGACTTCTCTGTTCCTTACTTTGCAACCGGACAAAAATTTATTGCACGTAAAGGGGTTTTAACTAACCCAGAACAAATTCACTCACTACGTATTGGTGCAGATAAAGGTACTGTTCAAGAAATTACGCTACGTGAACGCTATCCCGACACCAAAGTTATCTCTTATGACGATACACCACTGGCTTTCGCCGCATTACGTAACGGTAACGTACAAGCCATCACCCAAGACGATGCAAAATTAGTGGGTTTATTAGCAAATCTTCCTGATGCAATTAAAGCCGATTTTGAAGTGTCATCATTTAGCATCACCCGTGAATACCAAGCAGTTGCAGCGGCTAAAGGTGAAGACCGTTTAATTAATGAAATCAATAACACCCTATTAAGATTGGAAAAAGAAGGTAAAGCAGACGAGATCTACAATCGTTGGTTTGGCCCTGAAACAAAATCAGCTCAACCTCGTGGTGATTTTAAATTTGCCCCGCTATCAGAGCAAGCACCACAATCTTGATCTTTAAAGCGTAATAACTTTCTTCTTTCATCAAAATAAAGTTATTCCTTTACTAAAACACCTACCCCGCTTTTGCGGGGTTTGGTGTCTACAATAGGCCTATTATATGTTTGAGCAATTTCTATCACATTACCTTCTTGAGCCACACTATTTAAGTTGGCTTTGGAGTGGTTTTTTAATCACCTTGCTTATCTCTTTTTGGACTATTGTCATTGCAACATTAATGAGCTTTGCCCTTAGTGCTGCAAGAGACAGCACTTTTGCACCATTACGCTGGTTAGCCACGGCTTATACATCGCTATTTCGTAATACTCCACTGTTAGTACAACTATTTTTTTGGTATTTCGCATCTGGAGAAATTCTGCCACAAAGCGCCATGTTATGGTTAAACACATCTCATGAGATTGCATTTTTAGGTGTAACGCTTTCTTGGCCTTCTTTTGAGTTTTTAGCGGGTATTGTAGGTCTGACATTTTATTCAACACCATTTATTGCCGAAGAGCTAAGAGCTGGTATTCAAGGTGTTAAACAAGGGCAAAAATATGCTTCTTTGGCATTAGGTTTAACACAATGGCAATCTATGCGTTATGTGATCCTGCCTCAAGCCTTTCGTATTGCTCTACCCCCTTTGCTGGGTCAATACATGAATGTGATAAAAAACTCATCACTAACTATGGCTATTGGTGTTGCAGAGCTTTCTTACGCATCAAGACAAGTCGAAACAGAGTCTTTACGTACCTTTGAAGCCTTTGGTGTTGCAACGGTTCTCTATATTGCAGCAATCGCATTGATGGAAGCTTGGGGTCAATGGCATCAGCAACGTAAATTAGCACAAGGATATTAAGATGGATTTTACTGTTATTGCTGATAACTGGCAGTACTTACTCTTTGGTGCTTATCCTGATGGACCTTTAGAAGGTGCAGCACTGACCGTCTTTATCAGTATCATTGCAGGTATTGCATCAATTATTTTGGGTACATTAGGTGGCATTGCTTTGGCTATGCTCAGAGGTGTCTGGGTTAACCTTTTCGCAGCTTTTTTAGGCTTTTTCCGCGCTATTCCTGTCATTATGTTGATATTTTGGGTCTATTTTTTATTGCCCGTAGTATTAGGAATGGAAATACCTGAAATCACCACCGTAATTTGTGCATTGGCTTTAATTACATCGTCTTATATTGCGCATGGCGTTAAAGCCGGTATTTTAGCGATTGGAAAAGGGCAATGGCAGGCAGGATTATCGTTAGGCTTTAATCGCTGGCAAGTGTTGTGGTATATCGTATTACCACAAGCATTACGCATGATGGTGCCTTCGTTTATTAATCAGTGGATAGCCTTAATTAAAGATACTTCATTAGCTTATGTGGTGGGTGTAGGTGAACTTTCATTCTTAGCGACCCAAGTTAATAACCGCAGTATGGTTTATCCAATGGAAGTTTTTCTATTCGTTGCTTTTATCTATTTTATTCTCTGTTTTTCATTGGAAATTATTGCCAATAGAGTAGCGAAATTATTTTCCACACAAAAAGAAAAGCGCCCTTTTTGGCAGATAGTGTTGCCGTTTAAACAACAATCATTTGTTAAGAAAGAAATGGGATAAACAAAAGAGACTAACTTATTGTTTTAATAGAATAAGTTAGTCTCTTTATAATTGATTTATTCATTATCAACTAGACTGATTACCGCTTTAGCATTCGCCATAGTCATAAATAAACGATATTCATTTTGGCTAAATGAAGAAAAACCTAATCCTTGATACATACTTTTTGCAATATCATGCTTTGCATCTACGATAATCATGGGTATCGGAATATTACCAGATGAATTTATTGCTTTTCTTACAGCATCAACTAATAAAATAGATCCTAAACCTTGGCGTTGATACTGCTGACTAATTGCTAACCGCCCGATTAATACGCAATAGAGCTCTTTAGGATATTTTTTCCCGATTTCTTGCGGTAATTCATCTAAATCGATAGTACACAATGCTAATGAATAAAATCCTTTAATTTTTGTAGGCTCGATTTCACTTGTTAATACAAAAGTACGTGCTAAATCTTTTTCATGATGTTGATTGGATATTGCTTTCAAGTAGTTATTAAGTGTTTTATCGCCACAATCAAAAGATGTTCTATCATGTATTTTTCTATTCAGAGGACTTATTTTCATCAAGAATTGTTTCCTTATGCTTGCGCGCGGCACGAAGGAAGCGATCATTTATTTCGATTGGTTTTTCCAATGCATTAATAAAATCTAAAGCGTCTTCCTGACAAAGTTTAATACGCATATCTTGCTCGATTAGCCGTTTAGCTTCAGCAATAGCTGCTTGTACAATAAAACTATTTAAACTCGTATAACCTGATAATGATAAAGCCTTTTCTAACAAAATTTTCATTTCGGGGCTAATACGTGTTGTGATCCTTTCATTTGATAAAGTAGGCATAATTCCTCCACCTCTTTATTAAAACTTATTTAATAGCTGTTATTTATAAAACTAGTAAAACTTCAAAACAGCTCACTTTTCAAGCAAGATAATATGATCAAATTTTAACAAAGTAAATAAAATGTGCCATTTTGACGTCATACAATTATTAGCACTAAACTACACTTAGTTTATTAAATATCTCCATCTATTTTTAATGCCTTCGCTGTAGCGCTCTACGCAATCGATTACTTTTTTAGGTGCAGTTATTGTTTTATTTGTGTAGGATAAAGCGAAAAACATTTTTTTTGGGATCTTTTGTCTATGAGCATGTCATCACCAAATTCTGGATCACAGGGTTTGCTCCAACGCCTGTTTAAGCTACAAGAACACGGCACAAACGCTCGCACCGAACTGATTGCGGGTATCACAACTTTCTTAACGATGGTTTATATTATCTTCGTTAACCCTCAAATTCTTGCTGCTGCCAATATGGATATCAAAGCCGTCTTCGTGACGACCTGCTTAATTGCGGCTTTCGGCAGTATTTTAATGGGATTAGTGGCGAATTTACCTATTGCCGTTGCACCTGCGATGGGCTTAAACGCATTCTTTGCCTTCGTCGTCGTTGGTGCTATGGGTTACTCATGGGAAGTCGCTATGGGTGCGATCTTTTGGGGTGCAGTAGGGCTATTTTTACTGACCCTCTTTCGTATTCGCTACTGGATAATTGCCCATATTCCACTAAGTTTACGTGTTGGTATTACTAGCGGTATCGGTCTTTTTATCGCCATGATGGGCTTAAAAAACTCCGGTATTATTATTCCTAATAATGACACTATCGTTACTATCGGTAATTTTGCTTCTCATAACGTATTATTAGGTGCATTAGGCTTTTTTATTATCGCTATTCTTGCTGCTCGTAATATTCATGCCGCCATTCTTATCTCAATTGTTATCACCACTGTAATTAGTCTTCTTTTAGGTGATGTTCAATATCAAGGTATCTTTGCTGTTCCTCCTTCTATCACCACCGTTGTTGGTAAAGTTGATATTATGGGAGCCTTAGATATCGGTCTTTCTGGCGTGATCTTTGCTTTTATGTTGGTGAACCTATTTGACTCTTCAGGCACATTAATTGGTGTTACTGATAAAGCAGGTTTAACTGATGACAAAGGTAAGTTTCCACGAATGAAACAAGCGTTATACGTCGATAGCTTAAGTTCTGTTGCAGGCTCTGCAATGGGAACATCTTCCGTAACCGCCTTTATCGAAAGTACTTCTGGTGTTTCTGTTGGTGGTCGCACAGGTTTAACTGCAGTTGTTGTGGGTATTCTGTTCTTACTCGCTATCTTCTTATCACCACTAGCAGGTATGGTACCAAGCTATGCGACAGCAGGTGCACTGATTTATGTGGGTGTATTAATGACATCCAGCCTTACACGCGTGAAATGGGATGATTTAACAGAATCCGTTCCTGCTTTTATCACCGCAGTCATGATGCCATTTAGCTTCTCAATTACAGAAGGTATCGCACTAGGCTTTATTGCTTATTGTGTTATGAAAGTGGGTACTTTCCGCTGGAAAGAAATTAATCTATGTGTTGTGATTGTTTCACTGCTATTTATTTTAAAAATATTGCTGATTGATACTCATGTGATTGATTTGAATTCTTTATTCTAATATTCAATAAATTAAGATCATCATGATACAGATAAAACGGCACCAATAACGTGCCGTTTTTTATAAGAAAAGAGGTGATTATGCACGTACTTTTACAAGTAGATTTCCCTTATCATGGTCCTTTCGGAGATGAAATGACACAAGCTATGGATGCATTATCTGCATCAATCAATCAAGAGCCTGGCTTTATTTGGAAAATTTGGACTGAAAATAAAGAAACCCAAAAAGCAGGTGGGATTTATCTTTTTGATTCAGAAGAAAATGCTCAAGCTTATTTAGAGAAACATAGCGCTCGGTTAAAATCGTTTGGTATTCCAGAAATACGTGGTGATATTTTTGCAGTAAACCAAACTTTAAGCTTAAAAAATCAAGCCTATTTTTTGGCTAAGTAGCTAAAAGCACAAGTGTTATATGCCACTTGTGCCTTTCTATTTTCTGCAATTACTCTGCTTTTGTGGGCAACAACAAACCAAAAACAATAGAATCAGAAACCTCATCACCCACTATCCAACGCTGTTTAAGATATCCTTCCTGTTCAAAACCTAACTTCGCTAATAAAGCAGCTGATGCTTTATTATTCGGATGAATATCCGCTTCTAAACGACGAACAGATAAATGTGTTTGTAGGTACGTGATAAACGCAACCATGGCTTCCTTCATGATCCCTTTCCCTTGATATGGTGTATCAAGGCAATACCCTATTTCGCCTCGTCGGGAGCTAGGATAATGATTAAAGAAAACACACATTCCCATTAGTGTATTTGTCTCTTTCTCTATGACCGCTAAGCGCAGATACTCTTTTCTTTCCATATGCGTAATATCTTGAATGATATCTTCTTGCGCTTCTTGCAGTGATTGCCAAGGAAGATGGCTCCAGTAGCGAGTGACTTCAGGTGAACTCATAATATTAAACCAATTTTCAGCGTCTCCCATTTTAAAGGGACGTAAAATCAATCTTGGTGTTTCAACCTGAATATCAGCGTAACGCATTTCTACTTTTCCTTATGAGTGCTTGGAGCCACAAATGCAATACAAACGGGCTCTGCAATAGCATTTGGCTCAGAACGAAACATTATCTCTTGAGTATCAACTATTTTTAAACTTGGCCAGTATTTTAATCCTTTATCAAAAGAGGCTTTTTCACAGTAATAGCCCACTTCGCTAATCAATACGACGCCTTTTTCTTCTAATTGTTGAAGCGTGATATGCCGATTATAGATATTAGGTGGTTGCACATTTTCTTCTAATATCCAAGGCTGTGAAGATAGAGGCCTATCTTTACCATAAAAAGTTACCCATTCATGCATATATTCACCACCCACATACGCTAACGGGGTGTGATAATGTTGATGCCAAGCTTGTTCAACCTCTTGCACAAATGTTTTGATACCAATAAATTTTTGACCCGCATTACGCACATTAGCTGCTTGTACGACGGTATAGCCAGAAACAACCAACATGCCAAACACACCTAAACCGTACAATACACCACGCAATGAACGCTTAGGCATGACACTAATTGAACCCACAAAAAGTGCAGTCGCTATCGACATAAATGGCTGTAACCACTCCGTAATACGGCCACCTTCATGAAAGCTAAACCAAGTAAAAATAATTGCTAATGGGAATAACAAAATAAAATTCAATAATTGGCTATCTGGAGATGCAGACCAACTTAATCGACCACCATAAAGACGTAATATTGCCCACATCAAGATAATAGGATAAAAAACCGTCAGTGCAGCACGCGTTGTACGCAAATTAAAACGGCTCTCTATTTGAGAATCAACCCATTTAAACGCGGCAAAGTCGGTTTGCCATAACCAAATAAAATTAGGGATAACAAAAGCAAACCAAATCGCAATCGCCAAATAAAAATAAGGTGAACGATAGCTCACTCGCACTTTAGGGACAAATAGGCTTAATAAGAAGACAGAACCCATAAAAGCTAGTGATGAGTATTTCCCCATTGTGGCAATACCCATAACAATAGCAAAGCCAATCCAATATTTTTGATTGTCATTGATTGCACAGAGGAAAAAATAAAGAGCCCAAGCCCAGCAACCGACTAGAATATAGTTATCGTTATAAGGGATAATATCGAAGTTAATAATGCCAGATAAATTAAGCCCTAACATGGCAAACCATGCAAGATTAGTGTTGCGTGTCAATTTATAAGCTAAATTCCAGACACCTAATAACCCAATGGCAATCACAATAAAGTGGATAAAATACCAATAAAAGCTAAAATCGACACCGCCATAAATAGCAGGTGATATTATAAAGCCAACAAACCAAGGATTTTTAGGGGAACCCCAACCTCCATTGGTGCCCCAATTGACCGCTTCTACGGCATCATAAGGCACCGTAGGGTCAAAAAGATAGCTGACTAAGATCCACAGTGCCGCATAGCCAATAACCCACCAATATACCGGTTTACGCAATTGCGCAGATGATAATGTCATAATAAATAGAAAGTTAAGTTGATAAATTTAATTTTGTTATTAAAGAATGTCACAACACAGTAAAGTATAGTGAAATGAACCGCACATTGTACGTGAGCAAAAATTAAATTGTCTTAAATTTGCGCTTTTATTGAAAATTTGTTTCTGATAGATTGCGCAACCAAGAAGATCACTACCGAGTTACCATTATGAATATGATTAAAAGAAAGCCCGCAGCAAAAACACGTAAAAAAACACGTGAAGAGCTGAACGCGGAAGGACGTGAACGCAAACGTCAAAAGAAACACCGCGGCAATCCTGCTGGTAACCGTCAGCAGGAAATGGAAAATAAAAACCAAACTAAAAATACAGCACCGAAAGATCCACGTATTGGTAGTAAAAAACCAATCCCTCTGATTGTCGGTGATGCACCTAAAGTGACGAAGAAAAAACCCGCGCCAGTCAAAGCAGAGCCGGTTCGTTTAACACCTGAACAAGAATTAGACTTGTTAGAAAACGATGCTCGTTTAGATGAATTACTGTCTCGCCTTGAAAATGGTGAAAAACTTAATGCTGAAGAACAGGCTTATACTGAGAAAACCCTTGATCGCATTGACGAATTAATGGTTGAACTTGGTATTGAGTTTGAAGATGATGACGATGAAGAAAAAACTGAAGACATCATGCAATTACTGAAAGGTAAATAATCAAAAGGCTAATCATTTTCTTTGATTATCTTACATCTAATGGATATCAATAAATTATTGATATCCATTAATTTTTATATACGATCTATTTTTTCATATTTGATTTATGTTTGAAAATACCCTTTTCTTGTGATGACATAAACAAACCTATCAAGCTCAGATAACTCCGCCTATTCCTCTCTTATCATCCCTGATATTCTATTTTTCTATCTTTAATATAAATATACGAGTGATAAGAAATATGGATAACAGACAGCAGTACTTAGATATCGCAGCCGGGCAAGGAGAAAAAGTGCCCTCTCGTATAGTGGCTTTTCCTGCACAGCCACTAAACTATGCACTTATTGAGCAACGCCTAGAAGAGCAGACGGATTATACTGATGGTGAAATCAATTATCTGAGTGAAAATATTGATGATGGTTTTTTCTATCGTTGCCAACATGGCGATAATGAATTGCATTTTTTTGTCTGTCTTTACCCTAGAGATGAAGATTATGAAATACGCCCAATGTATTCAACAGATGAACTTACCCCGCAATTATTAGCGCACGCAAATGCCACAACTCAAGATTTATTATTAGAAACGCTATTTACTGAGGCGTTGCATCCCTTAGCAAGTTACCGCCATCAACTGAATTTTCTAAATATCATTGCTCCTGAAATGGTTTTGGCATTAGATGAATCAGCAGCAGGTAAAGCCTTATCACCAGAGTGGATCCGCTTTCAATTAGAAACCCCCGATCTCTATCCTGAAGTAGAAAGCTTATATGTTATTCATGCTGTCTATGACACAGAAAATGATCCACCAACCATGTTTTGGTTCCATACTCATGGGCTCGCACGCTGTGGCTTAACTGAAGTCGATTTAGTTATTCCAAGTATGCTTGAATCTTACTATGGTATCCCTGATCTCTTCCGCTGCTTTGTTAACAACAGTATTAATCATCGCCAAATCGAATTTGGTGAACCAATGCTTTGTGGGCAAACATCATCAGGTTTAGAGTATCTTGTTGCCTTACCTTTTGAAGAAGGTATCCGCCATATTAATCAATCA
This genomic window contains:
- the yihI gene encoding Der GTPase-activating protein YihI → MNMIKRKPAAKTRKKTREELNAEGRERKRQKKHRGNPAGNRQQEMENKNQTKNTAPKDPRIGSKKPIPLIVGDAPKVTKKKPAPVKAEPVRLTPEQELDLLENDARLDELLSRLENGEKLNAEEQAYTEKTLDRIDELMVELGIEFEDDDDEEKTEDIMQLLKGK
- a CDS encoding NCS2 family permease; protein product: MSMSSPNSGSQGLLQRLFKLQEHGTNARTELIAGITTFLTMVYIIFVNPQILAAANMDIKAVFVTTCLIAAFGSILMGLVANLPIAVAPAMGLNAFFAFVVVGAMGYSWEVAMGAIFWGAVGLFLLTLFRIRYWIIAHIPLSLRVGITSGIGLFIAMMGLKNSGIIIPNNDTIVTIGNFASHNVLLGALGFFIIAILAARNIHAAILISIVITTVISLLLGDVQYQGIFAVPPSITTVVGKVDIMGALDIGLSGVIFAFMLVNLFDSSGTLIGVTDKAGLTDDKGKFPRMKQALYVDSLSSVAGSAMGTSSVTAFIESTSGVSVGGRTGLTAVVVGILFLLAIFLSPLAGMVPSYATAGALIYVGVLMTSSLTRVKWDDLTESVPAFITAVMMPFSFSITEGIALGFIAYCVMKVGTFRWKEINLCVVIVSLLFILKILLIDTHVIDLNSLF
- a CDS encoding monooxygenase, whose product is MHVLLQVDFPYHGPFGDEMTQAMDALSASINQEPGFIWKIWTENKETQKAGGIYLFDSEENAQAYLEKHSARLKSFGIPEIRGDIFAVNQTLSLKNQAYFLAK
- a CDS encoding amino acid ABC transporter permease, with amino-acid sequence MDFTVIADNWQYLLFGAYPDGPLEGAALTVFISIIAGIASIILGTLGGIALAMLRGVWVNLFAAFLGFFRAIPVIMLIFWVYFLLPVVLGMEIPEITTVICALALITSSYIAHGVKAGILAIGKGQWQAGLSLGFNRWQVLWYIVLPQALRMMVPSFINQWIALIKDTSLAYVVGVGELSFLATQVNNRSMVYPMEVFLFVAFIYFILCFSLEIIANRVAKLFSTQKEKRPFWQIVLPFKQQSFVKKEMG
- the phoU gene encoding phosphate signaling complex protein PhoU, with amino-acid sequence MDNLNHNKHISGQFNAELEHIRTELMVMGGLVEEQLKKAIMAMHNQDQALANEVIQGDHNVNMMEVAIDDACMRIIAKRQPTASDLRLIMAISKTIAELERIGDVAEKICKTALEKFSHQHQPLLVSLESLGQHAIQMLHDVLDAFARMDLDEAVRIYREDAKIDNEYEGIVRQLMTYMMEDPRTIPSVLTALFCARSIERIGDRCQNICEFIFYYVKGHDFRHLGGDQVEKMLTKSDGNNTTK
- a CDS encoding glycosyltransferase family 39 protein; this encodes MTLSSAQLRKPVYWWVIGYAALWILVSYLFDPTVPYDAVEAVNWGTNGGWGSPKNPWFVGFIISPAIYGGVDFSFYWYFIHFIVIAIGLLGVWNLAYKLTRNTNLAWFAMLGLNLSGIINFDIIPYNDNYILVGCWAWALYFFLCAINDNQKYWIGFAIVMGIATMGKYSSLAFMGSVFLLSLFVPKVRVSYRSPYFYLAIAIWFAFVIPNFIWLWQTDFAAFKWVDSQIESRFNLRTTRAALTVFYPIILMWAILRLYGGRLSWSASPDSQLLNFILLFPLAIIFTWFSFHEGGRITEWLQPFMSIATALFVGSISVMPKRSLRGVLYGLGVFGMLVVSGYTVVQAANVRNAGQKFIGIKTFVQEVEQAWHQHYHTPLAYVGGEYMHEWVTFYGKDRPLSSQPWILEENVQPPNIYNRHITLQQLEEKGVVLISEVGYYCEKASFDKGLKYWPSLKIVDTQEIMFRSEPNAIAEPVCIAFVAPSTHKEK
- a CDS encoding GNAT family N-acetyltransferase — protein: MRYADIQVETPRLILRPFKMGDAENWFNIMSSPEVTRYWSHLPWQSLQEAQEDIIQDITHMERKEYLRLAVIEKETNTLMGMCVFFNHYPSSRRGEIGYCLDTPYQGKGIMKEAMVAFITYLQTHLSVRRLEADIHPNNKASAALLAKLGFEQEGYLKQRWIVGDEVSDSIVFGLLLPTKAE
- a CDS encoding GNAT family N-acetyltransferase, with protein sequence MKISPLNRKIHDRTSFDCGDKTLNNYLKAISNQHHEKDLARTFVLTSEIEPTKIKGFYSLALCTIDLDELPQEIGKKYPKELYCVLIGRLAISQQYQRQGLGSILLVDAVRKAINSSGNIPIPMIIVDAKHDIAKSMYQGLGFSSFSQNEYRLFMTMANAKAVISLVDNE
- a CDS encoding amino acid ABC transporter permease; this translates as MFEQFLSHYLLEPHYLSWLWSGFLITLLISFWTIVIATLMSFALSAARDSTFAPLRWLATAYTSLFRNTPLLVQLFFWYFASGEILPQSAMLWLNTSHEIAFLGVTLSWPSFEFLAGIVGLTFYSTPFIAEELRAGIQGVKQGQKYASLALGLTQWQSMRYVILPQAFRIALPPLLGQYMNVIKNSSLTMAIGVAELSYASRQVETESLRTFEAFGVATVLYIAAIALMEAWGQWHQQRKLAQGY
- a CDS encoding DUF4026 domain-containing protein: MDNRQQYLDIAAGQGEKVPSRIVAFPAQPLNYALIEQRLEEQTDYTDGEINYLSENIDDGFFYRCQHGDNELHFFVCLYPRDEDYEIRPMYSTDELTPQLLAHANATTQDLLLETLFTEALHPLASYRHQLNFLNIIAPEMVLALDESAAGKALSPEWIRFQLETPDLYPEVESLYVIHAVYDTENDPPTMFWFHTHGLARCGLTEVDLVIPSMLESYYGIPDLFRCFVNNSINHRQIEFGEPMLCGQTSSGLEYLVALPFEEGIRHINQSTPLENLRSLEEMRYDTEGAPNGVFLGDLADRDEYHQHPSSMLFRTNEENPVLETFFKGYEEQQAMMLLRSNEETYEMSEKAKRRWEYFVSMFDNYNQPPVEKKNGFLSKLLGKEKPEETENPWQFMIKFGIPYGEEEEKELEHMWFVPQSRDGDTVYAKLLNVPFYVREMQEGEIYPINIDLITDWVVSFEDDSYTPNNIYQLFSHQQTH
- a CDS encoding ABC transporter substrate-binding protein → MKLRVLATALIAGSVLFSGIAKADKLDDIKKAGVVRIAIFDSNPPFGFIDPQTKKLAGYDADIANEIAKDLGVKLELRPTNPANRIPLLSSKKVDLIAANFTITDERAKQVDFSVPYFATGQKFIARKGVLTNPEQIHSLRIGADKGTVQEITLRERYPDTKVISYDDTPLAFAALRNGNVQAITQDDAKLVGLLANLPDAIKADFEVSSFSITREYQAVAAAKGEDRLINEINNTLLRLEKEGKADEIYNRWFGPETKSAQPRGDFKFAPLSEQAPQS
- a CDS encoding DUF1778 domain-containing protein; its protein translation is MPTLSNERITTRISPEMKILLEKALSLSGYTSLNSFIVQAAIAEAKRLIEQDMRIKLCQEDALDFINALEKPIEINDRFLRAARKHKETILDENKSSE